Genomic DNA from Manihot esculenta cultivar AM560-2 chromosome 15, M.esculenta_v8, whole genome shotgun sequence:
ATCAAGCTTGAGTGCTTGACAGCTCAAAGGGGAATATAAAAACATGATAAATAGTAGCAGACAAAGAAGCTAAGGTTGTTTGCTTACTTTGGCCTTTGGCGATGATTACTACTGGTTCACATTCCCCTGCAAAGTCCTTTGCATCTATGTACTCTTTTCCTTTTAGAAAGTTGGTTACTTCGATTTTTGGCCTTGGCTTCCCAATGTCCTCATAGTACTGCAGGATTAGTTGATCAGAAGGCCGGAAGGGTATCGAAGGAAAATTTTCAAGGCACGGTTGCCAAAGATTTTACCTTGACAATGTCCATCCATCTCTCTGGAGAGTAATCTGATCCAGTGAGAGAGTTGAGACCTCCTGCTAATATGTGGGGAGAGTTGCTTGATTGTATCATTGCATTTATCTGCTTCATTCTCCAATTTTCATCCAAATGGTCAAGTTGTGTGCAGTAAAAGTCTACTTCTCCTGCCAATGGAACGCTAATTGTGGCCTTCAGCACATTCCTGCATTACACATGATAAGGTGGTTAAAGATAAATCAgaaatttccaaattgaaaatGATTTACATGTTTAGTGAGTATAAGCAGAATAAGTACCTGAAATCTTCATCATTGGCAATCTTCTGAACTCTCCACTTCTTAATTGGCCACTTAGATAAAATGGCATTGCCATATTCTGGTGCCCAGCTCTCAGCAAAAACATATTTCATCCCTAAGGAAGCAGCCAAATCAGACAAGGGTCTCATAGCTTTCTCTTCCTCTGCCTTGACATCTTGCAGGGCTAAAATATCAGCATCCACTTCCCTAAGCACTTCCAATATGCTTCTGCTGCTTTTCAAGTTCTCTTCACCTGTAAACTGAGTCAAGAACTTGGCAGGCAGGCACACCGGAGACCTCAACACTACACTGCTTCTATAATTTCTGCTAGCGATAATATTTGATGATCCCACTCTTTCATCTTCCACAAAGCCAAGTAATTTACCATGTGCTATTGAAATCTCGTTATCAGGAAGATTAATGGAAACCTTCCGTCTTGATATTAGATTCTTCTTTTGCGGGGAGAGTTGCTCCGGACTTCTCAGGCTGGCATGCAACGGAGACTGCTTAAGAATACTCTTGGGATGATAGTTCACAGACTTGGCCCGAGTGTCCACCTCCACTGGATTCTTGAACATCATAAAATCTTCGTCTTCTTGGCCGAAAACTACTGCTTCCTCAGTCTTCGGAACTGCAGGTGCAAGAGAGAACATGGCGACATTGAAAGTGGCAATTCGGATAGGCCTTTCGGAACTCGAATCATCTCGTTTGCGGTTCAGATGAATAGAAGATTTATGGATGCCAGGTTTCCATTTACAT
This window encodes:
- the LOC110601385 gene encoding uncharacterized protein LOC110601385: MLSTVTEKLRQLCSRIRRLIWKRPRPKVIIRRFGKTPKDRCKWKPGIHKSSIHLNRKRDDSSSERPIRIATFNVAMFSLAPAVPKTEEAVVFGQEDEDFMMFKNPVEVDTRAKSVNYHPKSILKQSPLHASLRSPEQLSPQKKNLISRRKVSINLPDNEISIAHGKLLGFVEDERVGSSNIIASRNYRSSVVLRSPVCLPAKFLTQFTGEENLKSSRSILEVLREVDADILALQDVKAEEEKAMRPLSDLAASLGMKYVFAESWAPEYGNAILSKWPIKKWRVQKIANDEDFRNVLKATISVPLAGEVDFYCTQLDHLDENWRMKQINAMIQSSNSPHILAGGLNSLTGSDYSPERWMDIVKYYEDIGKPRPKIEVTNFLKGKEYIDAKDFAGECEPVVIIAKGQNVQGTCKYGTRVDYLLASQDSPYKFIPGSYSVISSKGTSDHHIVKAEIVKGSNSHQESAVRQTQKAKQKVVKITNPWPSKGIWKLNT